A single window of Nocardia higoensis DNA harbors:
- a CDS encoding alkaline phosphatase D family protein — translation MDSIARRTLLKGGVAAVAVTAVAAAPHARASGPIFRHGVASGDPLPTGVIIWTRVTLSDDAAPGSGEGEPAAVYWEVADDEEFTRIVASGAVVTSADTDHTVKIDVSGLDPAHDYVYRFTAFGQHSPIGRTRTAPAADSSPERLRLGVVSCANWEAGAFGAYRRLAERGDLDAVVHLGDYLYEYAHGEYGTGLRAHDPVHEIVTLSDYRTRHGQYKTDPDLMALHARVPFVCTWDDHESADNSWSGGAGNHQPAVEGAWVDRRAASARAYLEWMPVRADSSGEQVKIYRRLRFGDLAELSMLDLRSYRDEEVVPGAQWRGVDDPERTITGHAQLEWLTAGLVSAPVQWKLVGNSVMIAPLLFPPLDPSTTQALTSVLGIPREGAPANADQWDGYTADRRRLFEAITADEVDNVIFLTGDIHSSWAADLPVTAADSNGPSAGAEFVVPSVTSASIGDLLGAPPRTAAVSVETAIAAVNPHLRYVELESHGYGVLDVTRERTQMDWFYLANVADPASPVRHGASFAVPSGGRVEPRPAPVG, via the coding sequence ATGGATTCAATCGCCCGACGCACTCTGCTCAAGGGCGGTGTGGCCGCCGTGGCCGTGACCGCGGTGGCCGCGGCACCTCATGCGCGCGCCTCCGGCCCGATCTTCCGGCACGGCGTCGCCTCCGGTGACCCGCTGCCGACCGGGGTGATCATCTGGACGCGAGTCACCCTCTCCGACGACGCCGCGCCCGGTTCCGGCGAGGGCGAACCCGCCGCCGTCTACTGGGAGGTGGCCGACGACGAGGAGTTCACGCGGATCGTCGCCTCCGGCGCTGTGGTCACCTCCGCCGACACCGACCACACCGTGAAGATCGACGTCTCCGGTCTCGACCCGGCCCACGACTACGTCTACCGCTTCACCGCCTTCGGCCAGCACTCCCCCATCGGCCGCACCCGGACCGCACCTGCCGCGGATTCCTCCCCCGAGCGGTTGCGTTTGGGGGTCGTGTCCTGCGCGAACTGGGAGGCCGGAGCCTTCGGCGCCTACCGCCGACTCGCCGAGCGCGGCGATCTGGACGCCGTGGTGCACCTCGGCGACTACCTCTACGAGTACGCCCACGGCGAATACGGCACCGGACTGCGCGCGCACGACCCCGTCCACGAGATCGTCACCCTGTCCGACTATCGAACCAGACACGGCCAGTACAAGACCGATCCCGATCTGATGGCTCTACACGCGCGCGTGCCGTTCGTCTGCACCTGGGACGACCACGAGTCGGCGGACAACTCCTGGTCGGGCGGCGCGGGCAACCACCAGCCGGCTGTCGAGGGGGCCTGGGTCGACCGTCGCGCCGCTTCGGCGCGCGCCTACCTGGAATGGATGCCGGTGCGGGCGGACAGCTCGGGCGAACAGGTGAAGATCTATCGTCGGCTGCGCTTCGGCGACCTGGCCGAACTGTCCATGCTCGACCTGCGCAGCTACCGCGACGAGGAGGTCGTCCCCGGGGCGCAGTGGCGCGGCGTGGACGACCCGGAGCGCACCATCACCGGCCACGCACAGCTGGAGTGGCTCACCGCGGGCCTGGTGTCGGCGCCGGTGCAATGGAAACTGGTGGGCAATTCGGTGATGATCGCCCCGTTGCTGTTCCCGCCGCTGGACCCGTCGACCACCCAGGCGCTGACCAGCGTCCTCGGCATCCCCCGAGAGGGCGCGCCGGCCAATGCCGATCAGTGGGACGGCTACACCGCCGACCGGCGCCGGCTGTTCGAGGCGATCACCGCCGACGAGGTCGACAACGTCATCTTCCTCACCGGTGACATCCATTCCTCCTGGGCCGCCGACCTCCCGGTCACCGCCGCCGACTCGAACGGCCCGAGCGCGGGCGCGGAGTTCGTCGTCCCGTCGGTCACCTCGGCGAGCATCGGCGACCTGCTGGGCGCGCCGCCGCGCACCGCGGCCGTGTCGGTGGAGACGGCGATCGCCGCGGTCAATCCGCATCTGCGCTACGTCGAACTCGAGTCACACGGCTACGGCGTCCTCGATGTCACCCGGGAACGAACCCAGATGGACTGGTTCTATCTCGCGAATGTCGCCGACCCGGCCTCGCCGGTCCGCCACGGCGCGTCCTTCGCGGTGCCCAGCGGCGGGCGGGTCGAACCGCGTCCCGCTCCCGTCGGCTGA
- the aspS gene encoding aspartate--tRNA ligase, translating into MLRTHLAGSLRSEHAGQTVTLSGWVARRRDHGGVIFIDLRDASGVSQAVFREGEPAEQAHRLRAEYCVRVTGVVEQRPDGNENPELPTGQIEVNVTELEVLNESAPLPFQLDEQPGEEARLKHRYLDLRREGPAHAIRLRSKVNAAAREVLARHEFVEVETPTLTRSTPEGARDFLVPSRLQPGSFYALPQSPQLFKQLLMVGGVERYYQIARCYRDEDFRADRQPEFTQLDIEMSFVRQEDVILLAEEILSALWKLIGYEIPTPIPHMTYAEAMRRFGSDKPDLRFGVEITECTEYFANTPFRVFQAPYVGAVVMPGGASQPRRQLDAWQDWAKQRGAKGLAYVLVNEDGTLGGPVAKNLSDAERAGLAEHVGAQPGDCVFFAAGPAKAQRALLGAARGEIARKVGLIDEKAWAFVWIVDAPLFEPADEATASGDVALGYSAWTAVHHAFTSPKPESLDTFDTDPGSALAYAYDIVCNGNEIGGGSIRIHRRDVQERVFDVMGISAEEAQEQFGFLLDAFAYGAPPHGGIAFGWDRVTALLAGLDSIREVIAFPKTGNGVDPLTDAPAPITAQQRKEAGLDVKPGQAAEKGDATSRDTENGKAEVAEVGAKSE; encoded by the coding sequence GTGCTGCGCACCCACTTGGCTGGTTCGCTGCGAAGCGAGCATGCCGGTCAGACCGTCACCCTCTCCGGATGGGTGGCCCGCCGGCGCGACCACGGTGGCGTGATCTTCATCGATCTGCGCGACGCCTCGGGGGTCTCGCAGGCGGTGTTCCGCGAGGGCGAGCCCGCCGAACAGGCGCATCGTCTGCGCGCGGAGTACTGCGTGCGGGTCACCGGCGTGGTCGAGCAACGACCGGACGGCAACGAGAACCCGGAACTACCGACCGGGCAGATCGAGGTCAATGTCACCGAGCTCGAGGTGCTCAACGAGAGCGCGCCGCTGCCCTTCCAGCTCGACGAGCAGCCCGGCGAGGAGGCCCGTCTCAAGCATCGCTACCTGGATCTGCGCCGCGAGGGCCCAGCCCATGCCATCCGGCTGCGCTCGAAGGTGAACGCCGCCGCGCGCGAGGTGCTGGCTCGGCACGAGTTCGTCGAGGTGGAGACGCCGACGCTGACCAGGTCCACCCCCGAGGGCGCGCGTGACTTCCTGGTCCCCTCCCGCTTGCAGCCGGGCAGCTTCTACGCCCTGCCGCAGAGCCCGCAGCTGTTCAAGCAGCTGCTGATGGTCGGCGGTGTCGAACGCTACTACCAGATCGCGCGGTGCTACCGCGACGAGGACTTCCGCGCCGACCGCCAGCCGGAGTTCACCCAGCTCGACATCGAGATGAGCTTCGTGCGCCAGGAGGATGTCATCCTGCTGGCCGAGGAGATCCTCTCGGCGCTGTGGAAGCTCATCGGCTACGAGATCCCGACGCCGATCCCGCACATGACCTACGCCGAGGCGATGCGCCGGTTCGGCTCCGACAAGCCCGACCTGCGGTTCGGCGTGGAGATCACCGAGTGCACCGAGTACTTCGCGAATACTCCGTTCCGGGTGTTCCAGGCGCCCTATGTGGGAGCGGTCGTCATGCCCGGCGGCGCGAGCCAGCCGCGGCGTCAGCTCGACGCCTGGCAGGACTGGGCCAAGCAGCGCGGGGCCAAGGGCCTGGCCTATGTGCTGGTCAACGAGGACGGCACGCTCGGCGGGCCGGTCGCCAAGAATCTCAGTGACGCCGAGCGCGCGGGCTTGGCCGAGCACGTCGGTGCGCAACCCGGCGACTGCGTGTTCTTCGCCGCCGGTCCGGCCAAGGCGCAGCGGGCGCTGCTCGGCGCGGCGCGCGGGGAGATCGCCCGCAAGGTCGGCCTGATCGACGAGAAGGCGTGGGCGTTCGTCTGGATCGTGGACGCCCCGCTCTTCGAGCCCGCCGACGAGGCCACCGCCAGCGGTGACGTCGCGCTCGGATATTCGGCCTGGACCGCGGTGCACCACGCGTTCACCTCGCCCAAGCCCGAATCGCTGGACACCTTCGACACCGACCCGGGTTCGGCGCTGGCCTACGCCTACGACATCGTCTGCAACGGCAACGAGATCGGTGGCGGTTCCATCCGTATCCATCGACGTGACGTGCAGGAACGGGTCTTCGACGTGATGGGCATCAGCGCCGAGGAAGCCCAGGAACAGTTCGGCTTCCTGCTCGACGCCTTCGCCTACGGCGCGCCCCCGCACGGCGGTATCGCCTTCGGCTGGGACCGGGTCACCGCCCTGCTGGCCGGTCTGGACTCGATCCGCGAGGTGATCGCCTTCCCGAAGACCGGCAACGGCGTCGACCCGCTGACCGACGCGCCCGCACCGATCACCGCGCAGCAGCGCAAGGAGGCCGGTCTCGACGTCAAGCCCGGGCAGGCAGCCGAGAAGGGTGACGCCACGAGCCGTGACACCGAGAACGGCAAGGCCGAGGTGGCCGAGGTCGGGGCGAAGTCCGAGTAA
- a CDS encoding phosphotransferase family protein, translating into MTALLAERAADVVSAAQQLLTKRMGAPVKLSDPIELSGSGRTTVLRVRVAENSYSLPRTLILKQVRGTAQERATGGLAPGVAGVDSAFLREAVSYQFTTSLGRDHRPGAYLIAYSLPDRLLILSDLGENAGMTAALRSGNKTTTRNALMAFAQALGRMHAATVGREADFVALLRRVNGVHRVDGIAQQAESSVVEVPRLLQRELGLEVPGEFAERIVRGNRLFSAGRHRAFSPSDLCPDNIMINNDGARFLDYEWGGFRDATLDIAYALVSFPGCLCDIELSRDRARQMVDAWRAEVVGVFPALADDDVLAERILEARLIWVWLTTYWFLPADHARIAAAREHGLSTPRSAALINRWAALAEDARCSGDDLVGDFADEVSAMLEERWAE; encoded by the coding sequence ATGACCGCACTATTGGCCGAACGCGCCGCCGACGTCGTATCCGCAGCACAACAGTTGCTCACCAAGCGCATGGGTGCTCCGGTGAAGCTGAGTGATCCGATCGAACTCAGTGGAAGTGGCAGGACCACCGTCCTGCGTGTGCGTGTCGCGGAGAACTCCTACTCCCTACCGCGAACGCTGATCCTCAAACAGGTCCGAGGCACGGCGCAGGAACGCGCGACCGGAGGTCTCGCGCCGGGCGTGGCCGGCGTCGATTCGGCTTTCCTCCGGGAGGCGGTCTCCTACCAGTTCACGACCTCGCTCGGCCGGGATCACCGGCCCGGCGCCTACCTGATCGCCTACAGCCTGCCCGACCGCCTGCTGATTCTCTCCGATCTCGGTGAGAACGCGGGAATGACCGCGGCGCTGCGCTCGGGCAACAAGACGACCACCCGCAACGCCCTGATGGCCTTCGCTCAGGCGCTGGGCCGCATGCACGCCGCGACGGTCGGCCGGGAAGCCGACTTCGTCGCACTGCTGCGCCGGGTCAACGGGGTGCATCGGGTCGACGGCATCGCGCAGCAGGCCGAGTCCTCGGTAGTGGAGGTACCACGACTGCTGCAGCGCGAGCTCGGCTTGGAGGTACCCGGCGAGTTCGCCGAGCGCATCGTGCGCGGCAACCGGCTGTTCTCCGCGGGTAGGCATCGGGCGTTCAGTCCGTCGGATCTGTGCCCGGACAACATCATGATCAACAACGACGGCGCGCGCTTCCTCGATTACGAGTGGGGCGGGTTCCGCGACGCGACTCTCGACATCGCCTACGCGCTGGTGTCGTTCCCCGGCTGCCTGTGCGATATCGAGCTCTCCCGTGACCGGGCCAGGCAGATGGTGGACGCCTGGCGCGCCGAGGTGGTCGGAGTGTTCCCGGCGCTGGCCGACGACGACGTGCTGGCCGAACGCATCCTGGAAGCGCGCCTGATCTGGGTGTGGCTGACCACCTACTGGTTCCTGCCCGCCGACCACGCTCGTATCGCCGCCGCTCGCGAGCACGGACTGTCGACCCCGCGATCGGCAGCGCTGATCAACCGGTGGGCGGCGCTGGCCGAGGACGCCAGGTGCAGCGGCGACGATCTCGTCGGTGACTTCGCCGACGAGGTCTCCGCGATGCTCGAGGAGCGCTGGGCCGAGTGA
- a CDS encoding ESX secretion-associated protein EspG: MAEWSWDTDDFAALWLGDAHDRIPGPLRHISRFAFNDEAEAHRVAVRGRYSADELDDIRAALHTLSVSDIRVEILGGSCRHRNSTGRDDLREYRVLGARAGHRAVVLTQHGTDREHGPIRLRAFDSAQLPARLTQAIPACHPGAQRPEVFHPGDLAPRRDGYAQDNARNTPRERYQRLLGRPADGGGTAALLTGPLYKRSAPARLLQWYDISGDGRYTEERAANITVRPSAPADLTRHFTAWIAEISDRLRPDDAY, from the coding sequence ATGGCTGAGTGGAGTTGGGACACCGATGATTTCGCGGCGTTGTGGCTGGGTGACGCCCACGACCGAATCCCCGGTCCGCTGCGGCACATCAGCCGCTTCGCATTCAACGACGAGGCCGAGGCACATCGGGTCGCGGTGCGTGGCCGGTACTCGGCGGACGAACTCGACGACATCCGCGCGGCGCTGCACACACTGAGCGTCTCCGACATCCGCGTGGAAATCCTCGGCGGCAGTTGCCGACACCGCAACAGCACCGGCCGCGACGACCTGCGCGAGTACCGTGTCCTCGGCGCCCGCGCCGGTCACCGCGCGGTCGTGCTCACCCAGCACGGCACCGACCGCGAGCACGGCCCGATCCGCCTGCGCGCCTTCGATTCGGCCCAGCTCCCGGCGCGTCTCACCCAGGCGATTCCCGCCTGCCACCCCGGCGCGCAGCGGCCGGAAGTCTTCCACCCCGGAGACCTCGCCCCACGCCGCGACGGCTACGCGCAGGACAACGCCCGCAATACCCCGCGCGAGCGCTACCAACGCCTCCTCGGCCGTCCCGCCGACGGTGGCGGCACCGCGGCTCTGCTCACCGGTCCCCTCTACAAGCGATCGGCGCCTGCCCGCCTGCTCCAGTGGTACGACATCTCCGGCGACGGCCGCTACACCGAAGAGCGTGCCGCCAACATCACCGTCCGCCCGTCCGCCCCCGCCGACCTCACCCGACATTTCACCGCATGGATCGCCGAGATATCGGACCGGCTACGCCCGGACGACGCTTACTGA
- a CDS encoding replication-associated recombination protein A, producing MSDGLFDVPGATLPEAGRDSAGVDFRGPGDQAPLAVRMRPRSLDEVVGQQHLLGPGSPLRRLIEGSGAASVLLYGPPGTGKTTLAALISQATGRRFEALSALSAGVKDVRAVIDLARRRLTAGERTVLFIDEVHRFSKTQQDALLAAVENRIVLLVGATTENPSFSVVSPLLSRSLVLRLRSLTDADIRVVLERALADPRGYSGAYEATGEALDHIVRIAGGDARRALTALEASAESSADGVVDLELVEASVDRAAVRYDRAGDQHYDVVSAFIKSIRGSDVDAALHYLARMLSAGEDPRFVARRLVISASEDIGMADPTALQTAVAAAQVVQLIGMPEAQLTLTHATIHLATAPKSGAVPAALSAAMADISAGKAGTVPAHLRDGHYAGAAKLGSAQGYKYPHDDPDGVLAQQYPPDEIVGANYYRPTDHGYEREIGSRVEKLRRIVRGR from the coding sequence ATGAGCGACGGGCTTTTCGACGTTCCGGGTGCGACGTTGCCGGAGGCGGGCCGCGACAGCGCGGGCGTCGACTTCCGCGGCCCGGGTGACCAGGCGCCGCTGGCGGTGCGGATGCGGCCGCGCTCGCTCGACGAGGTCGTCGGTCAGCAGCATCTGCTGGGGCCTGGTTCGCCGCTGCGCCGCCTCATCGAGGGGTCGGGCGCGGCCTCGGTGCTGCTCTACGGCCCACCCGGCACCGGGAAGACGACGCTGGCCGCGCTGATCTCGCAGGCCACCGGCCGGCGGTTCGAGGCGCTTTCCGCGCTCTCGGCCGGGGTGAAGGACGTGCGCGCGGTGATCGATCTGGCCCGCAGACGGCTGACCGCGGGCGAGCGGACCGTGCTGTTCATCGACGAGGTGCACCGGTTCTCCAAGACCCAGCAGGACGCCCTGCTGGCCGCGGTGGAGAACCGGATCGTGCTGCTGGTCGGCGCCACCACCGAGAACCCGTCGTTCTCGGTGGTGTCCCCGTTGCTGTCGCGCTCGCTGGTCCTGCGACTGCGCTCGCTCACCGATGCCGACATCAGGGTGGTGCTCGAGCGGGCCTTGGCCGACCCGCGTGGCTACAGCGGCGCCTACGAGGCGACCGGCGAAGCGCTGGATCACATCGTGCGCATCGCGGGCGGAGACGCACGGCGTGCGCTCACCGCGCTGGAGGCCTCGGCGGAATCCTCGGCGGACGGTGTGGTGGATCTGGAACTGGTCGAGGCGAGCGTGGACCGGGCCGCGGTGCGCTACGACCGCGCGGGCGACCAGCACTACGACGTGGTCAGCGCGTTCATCAAATCCATTCGCGGCTCCGATGTCGACGCCGCGCTGCACTACCTGGCCAGGATGCTGAGCGCGGGGGAGGACCCGCGCTTCGTCGCGCGCCGTTTGGTCATCTCGGCGAGCGAGGACATCGGGATGGCCGACCCGACCGCATTGCAGACCGCGGTCGCCGCCGCCCAGGTGGTGCAGCTCATCGGCATGCCGGAGGCGCAGTTGACGCTCACCCACGCGACCATCCACCTGGCGACCGCCCCGAAGTCCGGCGCGGTCCCCGCGGCGCTGTCCGCGGCCATGGCCGACATCTCCGCGGGCAAGGCGGGCACGGTCCCCGCGCACCTGCGCGACGGCCATTACGCGGGTGCGGCGAAGCTCGGCAGCGCGCAGGGCTACAAGTACCCGCACGACGATCCCGACGGGGTGCTCGCGCAGCAATATCCGCCCGACGAGATCGTCGGCGCGAACTACTATCGGCCGACCGATCACGGCTACGAGCGCGAAATAGGTTCGCGCGTGGAGAAGTTGCGCCGCATCGTTCGCGGGCGCTGA
- the alaS gene encoding alanine--tRNA ligase produces MQTHEIRRRFLDHFVRAGHTEVPSASLILADPNLLFVNAGMVQFKPYFLGQEAPPFPRATSVQKCVRTGDIEEVGVTTRHNTFFQMAGNFSFGDYFKEGAITLAWELISKPQEEGGFGFDPERIWVTAYESDPEAAEIWHRVAGIPKERIQFRDGKDNYWDMGVPGPGGPCSEIYFDRGPAHGKEGGPVADEDRYLEIWNLVFMQDIRGELSPKQGHPPVGSLPKKNIDTGMGVERVAMLLQGVENVYETDLLRPIIDRAEELTGRSYGVEHASDVRFRVIADHARTAAMLISDGVNPGNDGRGYVLRRLLRRIVRSARLLGADKPVMAEFMKVVSDLMAPSYPELATDFGRICTVAVGEETAFLKTLTTGSTLFDHTASAVKAEGGSKISGSDAFTLHDTYGFPIDLTLEMAAEAGLSVDEDGFRELMAEQRRRAKEDAAARKHAHADLSIYKELVDRGATEFTGFDELTSEARVLALIADGVRVPAATEGSDVEVILDRSPLYAESGGQIADRGTITAGGLKLRVNDVQKIAKKLWVHKATVEQGQITEGDVVLAQADPAWRSGATQGHSGTHMVHAALRQVLGPNAVQAGSLNKPGYLRFDFNWQGQLSEQQKADIEAVSNDAVGANFPVNTFVTDLPKAKQMGALALFGENYGDEVRVVEIGGKFSMELCGGTHVQHSSQIGPITLLGESSVGSGVRRVEAFVGLDSYRYLAKERALLAGVASSLKVPSEEVPVRVEQLVERLKVAEKELERTKVAAVLAAAGKFVEEAERIGGVLLVAAAAPRGVAAGDLRTLATDIRGRFGSEPAVVVLLGDTDGKVPFVVAVNKPAQELGFKAGELVAAFGPSISGRGGGKPEMAQGAGSDPAGIPAGLAAVRVRVAEIAG; encoded by the coding sequence GTGCAGACCCATGAGATTCGACGGCGTTTCCTGGACCATTTCGTCCGTGCCGGGCATACCGAGGTACCCAGTGCCTCGCTGATCCTGGCCGACCCCAACCTGCTGTTCGTCAACGCAGGCATGGTCCAGTTCAAGCCGTACTTCCTGGGCCAGGAGGCGCCGCCGTTCCCGCGCGCGACCAGCGTGCAGAAATGCGTGCGCACCGGTGACATCGAGGAAGTCGGCGTCACCACCCGCCACAACACCTTCTTCCAGATGGCGGGCAACTTCTCCTTCGGCGACTACTTCAAGGAGGGGGCCATCACCCTCGCCTGGGAGCTGATCAGCAAGCCGCAGGAAGAGGGCGGCTTCGGCTTCGACCCCGAGCGCATCTGGGTCACCGCCTACGAGTCCGATCCGGAGGCCGCCGAGATCTGGCACCGGGTGGCCGGGATACCGAAGGAGCGGATCCAGTTCCGCGACGGCAAGGACAACTACTGGGACATGGGCGTGCCCGGCCCCGGCGGTCCGTGCTCGGAGATCTACTTCGACCGCGGCCCCGCTCACGGCAAGGAAGGCGGCCCGGTCGCCGACGAGGACCGTTACCTAGAAATCTGGAACCTCGTCTTCATGCAGGACATTCGCGGCGAGCTCAGCCCCAAGCAGGGCCATCCGCCGGTGGGGTCACTGCCGAAGAAGAACATCGACACCGGTATGGGCGTCGAGCGCGTCGCCATGCTGCTGCAGGGTGTGGAGAACGTCTACGAGACCGATCTGCTCCGCCCGATCATCGACAGGGCCGAGGAGCTGACCGGCCGCAGCTACGGTGTCGAGCACGCCTCCGATGTGCGTTTCCGCGTCATCGCCGACCACGCCCGCACCGCCGCGATGCTGATCTCCGACGGCGTGAACCCGGGCAACGACGGTCGCGGCTACGTGCTGCGCCGCCTGCTGCGCCGCATCGTGCGCTCCGCGCGCCTGCTGGGCGCCGACAAGCCGGTGATGGCGGAGTTCATGAAGGTCGTCAGCGACTTGATGGCGCCGTCCTACCCGGAGCTCGCCACCGACTTCGGACGCATCTGCACCGTCGCCGTCGGCGAGGAGACCGCGTTCCTCAAGACGCTGACCACCGGTTCCACGCTGTTCGACCACACCGCTTCGGCGGTGAAGGCCGAAGGCGGCTCCAAGATCTCCGGCTCCGACGCCTTCACCTTGCACGACACGTATGGCTTTCCGATCGACCTCACCCTGGAGATGGCCGCCGAGGCCGGGCTGTCGGTCGACGAGGACGGCTTCCGCGAGCTGATGGCCGAGCAGCGCCGCCGCGCCAAGGAGGACGCCGCCGCCCGCAAGCACGCGCACGCCGACCTGAGCATCTACAAGGAGCTGGTCGACCGCGGCGCCACCGAGTTCACCGGCTTCGACGAGCTCACCTCCGAAGCGCGCGTACTGGCCCTGATCGCCGACGGCGTCCGGGTGCCCGCCGCGACGGAGGGCAGCGACGTCGAGGTGATCCTCGACCGCAGCCCGCTCTACGCCGAGTCCGGCGGTCAGATCGCCGACCGCGGCACCATCACCGCCGGCGGTCTGAAGCTGCGCGTCAACGACGTCCAGAAGATCGCCAAGAAGCTGTGGGTACACAAGGCGACCGTCGAGCAGGGCCAGATCACCGAGGGCGACGTGGTGCTCGCGCAGGCCGACCCGGCCTGGCGCAGCGGCGCCACCCAGGGGCATTCCGGCACACACATGGTGCACGCCGCGCTGCGCCAGGTGCTCGGCCCCAACGCCGTGCAGGCGGGCTCGCTCAACAAGCCCGGCTACCTGCGCTTCGACTTCAACTGGCAGGGACAGCTCTCCGAGCAGCAGAAGGCCGACATCGAAGCGGTGTCCAACGACGCCGTCGGCGCGAACTTCCCGGTGAACACCTTCGTCACCGACCTGCCCAAGGCCAAGCAGATGGGCGCGCTGGCGCTGTTCGGCGAGAACTACGGCGACGAGGTACGCGTCGTGGAGATCGGTGGGAAGTTCTCGATGGAGCTGTGCGGTGGCACGCACGTGCAGCACTCCTCGCAGATCGGTCCGATCACGCTGCTCGGTGAATCGTCGGTCGGTTCCGGCGTTCGTCGTGTGGAGGCGTTCGTCGGGCTGGACTCCTACCGCTACCTCGCCAAGGAACGCGCGCTGCTCGCCGGTGTCGCCTCCTCGCTGAAGGTGCCCTCCGAGGAGGTGCCCGTGCGCGTCGAGCAACTGGTGGAGCGGCTCAAGGTCGCCGAGAAGGAACTCGAGCGCACCAAGGTCGCCGCGGTGCTGGCGGCGGCCGGCAAGTTCGTCGAGGAGGCCGAGCGCATCGGTGGCGTGCTGCTGGTCGCCGCCGCCGCGCCGCGGGGCGTGGCCGCCGGCGATCTGCGGACGCTGGCCACCGACATCCGTGGCCGGTTCGGCAGCGAGCCCGCGGTGGTGGTGCTGCTCGGCGACACCGACGGCAAGGTGCCGTTCGTGGTGGCGGTCAACAAACCGGCTCAGGAACTCGGATTCAAGGCGGGCGAACTGGTCGCAGCCTTCGGTCCGAGCATCTCCGGCCGTGGTGGTGGCAAACCCGAGATGGCGCAGGGCGCGGGGTCCGATCCCGCGGGCATTCCCGCGGGTCTAGCGGCGGTCCGTGTACGGGTGGCCGAAATCGCCGGCTGA
- a CDS encoding neutral zinc metallopeptidase — MTFNEGMQIDPNAVSSRGPGAGGRIALGGGISGLVLLVVILLLGGDPTEPSSQSPETGTPAHCRTGADANRYTDCRIALTSISLNAIWGSQLPTQAGYQYTAPEVALYSGSVATGCGNATSEVGPFYCPADRTAYFDTSFFQELTSRFGARGGPLAEEYVVAHEVGHHIQNQLGDLARSQRDPRGPESGAVRTELQADCYAGIWAYYADKSPAPGGDEPFLKPLSDTDIRDALSAASAVGDDRIQQSTQGQVNPEAWTHGSSEQRQKWFLSGYRTGRVDACDTYSANDLNSPPALR; from the coding sequence ATGACCTTCAACGAGGGCATGCAGATCGATCCGAATGCCGTGAGCTCTCGCGGCCCGGGTGCGGGTGGCCGAATCGCCCTCGGTGGCGGGATCAGCGGCCTGGTCCTACTGGTCGTCATACTTCTTCTCGGCGGAGATCCCACGGAACCTTCCAGCCAGAGCCCGGAAACAGGCACCCCGGCGCACTGCCGAACGGGTGCCGACGCCAACAGGTACACCGATTGCCGGATTGCATTGACATCGATCAGCCTCAACGCGATCTGGGGAAGCCAATTACCCACTCAAGCCGGATACCAGTACACCGCGCCGGAAGTCGCGCTGTACTCAGGATCGGTGGCCACCGGATGCGGCAACGCCACCAGTGAAGTGGGTCCATTCTACTGCCCCGCCGACCGGACTGCGTATTTCGATACCAGCTTCTTTCAGGAACTCACGTCACGCTTCGGGGCCAGGGGCGGTCCCCTCGCAGAAGAGTACGTCGTCGCCCATGAGGTCGGCCATCACATCCAAAACCAGCTCGGCGATCTCGCCCGCTCCCAGCGCGATCCGCGCGGCCCTGAATCGGGTGCGGTGCGCACCGAGTTGCAGGCCGATTGCTACGCGGGCATCTGGGCCTACTACGCCGACAAGTCTCCCGCTCCCGGCGGTGACGAGCCGTTCCTGAAGCCCTTGTCCGACACCGACATCCGCGACGCCCTCTCGGCGGCTTCCGCCGTCGGCGACGACCGCATTCAGCAGTCGACCCAGGGCCAGGTGAACCCGGAAGCCTGGACCCACGGCTCCTCCGAGCAGCGCCAGAAGTGGTTCCTCTCCGGTTATCGCACCGGCCGGGTCGACGCCTGCGACACCTATTCCGCGAACGATCTGAACAGTCCGCCCGCCCTGCGCTGA